Proteins found in one Plasmodium malariae genome assembly, chromosome: 13 genomic segment:
- the PmUG01_13063400 gene encoding Plasmodium exported protein, unknown function, with protein sequence MMKRINFLLFIKISLFILLNLFYHLCSDMSRFKKILDDNYGSDIKLNKGIYRLLGKCEKAVFSNVGDLDLKIANNKKKTNEQLFTNDNEKWEEEKKEKLYRSKLIKEKLIKKLMKNKYTMLHRTYTYYEKKIMNGLNDKAFFKKMILINDKDYKKLKRKKYGLRLFFLILFFTMVIIIPILGVLFGESLKTLCSTSGSGGAPPNPSGSPASSGSWLSSFFSFCLENPASSELVYTIIIYCVPILILGIILILGIFYYYKRAIKNKKIKFLEEFNEW encoded by the exons atgatgaaaagaattaattttttgctttttataaaaatttctttgTTTATCCTTTTAAATTTGTTCTATCATTTGTGCAGTGACATG agtcgatttaagaaaattttggATGATAATTATGGCTctgatataaaattaaataaaggaATTTATCGATTATTGGGAAAATGTGAAAAGGCTGTTTTTTCAAATGTTGGAGATTTAGATTTAAAGAtagcaaataataaaaaaaaaacaaacgaacaattatttacaaatgataatgaaaaatgggaagaagaaaaaaaagaaaaattatatagaagtaaattaattaaggaaaaattgattaaaaaacttatgaaaaataaatataccatGTTGCATAGAACATATAcctattatgaaaaaaaaattatgaatggACTTAATGATAaagctttttttaaaaaaatgatattaattaatgataaggattacaaaaaattaaagcgTAAAAAATACGGATTACggcttttttttcttatactattttttacaatGGTAATAATTATACCTATATTAGGTGTTTTGTTTGGTGAATCATTGAAAACATTATGTTCGACATCAGGGAGCGGTGGAGCACCTCCTAATCCGAGTGGATCTCCTGCATCTTCAGGAAGCTGgttatcttcatttttttctttttgtttagAGAATCCTGCTTCATCAGAATTAGTATATaccattataatatattgtgTACCTATCTTAATATTGGGTATTATTCTTATACTaggtattttttattattataaaagagctataaaaaataaaaaaattaagtttttGGAAGAATTTAATGAatggtaa